tgtttttttacatactgtatatgtgttGACACCTTGGTTACTTTTTTGAACATCTCCTCGGTGTACTAAGCTATGTTTATCAGCTGCTATTCCTTTACCACTCCCCTGCAAACATTCCTGCATGTTGCCTGTCAGTGTGATAGCATGTTTTTGACTGCTTCTATTCTACTCTTTGAACCCTGGTCCTGTTTTTGTGTAGCCTGAATCCCACATCTGCTTGTGCTCTCTTGCCGACTCCATTGCGGTCATTGTTATGCGTGCAAGACCGCACACATAGATCTGGGACTCAGGCTAGCTGTCGCGTTGGCCAATAGAAGCACATTCTCTTGCAGTTCCATTGGTAATGGAGGTGTTGGTATGTTCTCCTGCGGTTCAGTTACGGATAAGTCTGTAGACTGATTCCAACTCTGGTGCGCTCCAGTTGTGGTCAGTCAGTCGTCGGTCAGTGTGAGGGCCTGGCTGGTGGGTCGGGACTGTTAGTGCTCTGTCACTCCTCAGGGAGGTGCTATACTACAGCATGCAGAGGAGCGTTCCCCTGCATCTTTAGCAGCTTGCACCCCACTAGCCACGGAGAGGACATTTACATATGACTTGTTAGAAGACGTGGAAGGAGAGAAAACACTACTATGTAGTGCTGCACCCCCCTACTGTAGCTCTTTACTATGGATGTCACTCCCCAGGGATCCAACTAACCCTCACAAGACCACTGCTGCTCCCTGGATAGGATACTTACTACTGGGAAAGCCAATCAGATCCTCCTCCCCTGTTCGATTTCATTACTATGTTTCCTTCACTGGTCCAAGCCTGTTCACTATAACCAgctactacagtacagtcagaccTGGGAGGTTTCTGGGTTGGACTGATACTAGGTTCAGATTCCAGTTCAGGGTTCATTTAGTGAAGTGTTTATTTGTTGTCCTTTGATTTCCTTTCCTGGCGACACTACTATGCTCTGTCTGTACATTTCAGATATCCCAACTTCTGTCTGTAAATAATGTTTGTCCTGGGTAGATTTACTTGTTTAAGATGCATCTTATGTTTCTAAAAATGATTATGTACTAAAAAGGACAAAAAGAAAATGTACTTCCTTTTAGGATTATTGTGAAAATTGAGGATGTGACTGATATTTTATTGGTCTTGTATTATTAGAAGTCATAGATATTTTCTATCATTATTATTAATTCCTATACTTGTTTAAAAGTAGTTTAAAAATCAttgtacataaaaaaaaaaactgttccaCAATGTTTCTTTCTACAGACAAAAGTTGTAAAGTAAGTCACTTCTAATAAAAACTGTAGGGAATTACATTTCTGTGTATCTTTTTGCATTCATCGTATTTTCACACATTTATATTTGACTTATAATAATGTACTAATTATTAAGTATCACTGTTGAATAGAGCAAATCCTTTCAAATGTAGAATATGATGTTGATTGCCGTTTTAGATGTGGATGGTTAAAGGCATCGCTACGGCCTTCCTGAGACCTAGAAGTACTGTCTCCCTGGGTTTAGGAATGCCTTAGCATTTCTGGGTCAGTGGTATTGACAGTACCTCTTGAGTACGTTGTTACGGCGATGAGAGTTGTGAGTTCGTGCCCATGTCGGGTGGAATTTCCACTCTGTCGCAATTGCACAAAAGTAAACAAGTTTAAATGGTATAAACCTGAACTTCCAAAGACCTTGCTATTCATCATTTTCCTTCAGTTCAACGTTACTCTGGGAGCGAGGAAGGATCACAACTTTGGACAACTTTCCCAAGGTCATTTTATCCTATCAGAGAAATAATGAAGGTGAGATTGGTTGCCTTGAATAGGGGGTGGGGGATTATtattctataataataataataatgtcttTAAGTTAAAGTTGACATTTATTGCAGGCTTTGGATGTGCTCATTCTACTACTCCCAGTGGCAGTCAATACTCTACCGTACGATATCATGCCAGTGGATTGTGCTGATGTGTATAGAAGGGGCTTTGGACACAGTGGAGTGTACACCATCTACCCTGCAGGAACAACCTCCCCCATCCAGGTCTACTGTGACATGGGCTGTGAAGACCAACCTGGGGGGGGGGAAATGGACAGTGTGTACAGTGACTAGACCTTTTGTTTATAGCCTTTTGAGCTTCATCACAGTGTGTTTCACTACCACTACCTCAGGGCTCAATCCATGTTGTTGTTTGCGCAAGTAACATTTGAAGTAGAGAATGTTATCAACCTGGAGAGATGGATAAAAATTCCCCTTGTGTGGAACATCTCACATTTCTGTGGAACATCTCAAAATGCCCCTCTATTCCAGGTGATCCAGAAGAGAAAGGATGGGACAGTGAACTTTTACCGTGGATGGGACCAATACAGGAGTGGGTTTGGGCAGGCTTCTGGAGAGTACTGGTTAGGTAAGAGCATGACGCACTGGACACATTTGAAGTGTCTATGCTGAGATACGAAATGCATTAAATGTCTGTTCATGTGTATTATTACTATCTTTAATACTCACCTCGTCTTATGTTCCCCCCAACACCTTGTGCTCTCCCTCAGGCCTAGAAAACATCCATCTCCTCACTCAGAGGAAGAAGTATGAGTTGAGGGTGGACCTGGAGGACTTCGAAGGGGCTAAAGCCCACGTGCAGTACTCCTCCTTCTCTGTCGACTCTGAGCATGAAGGATACAAGCTGCATTTAAGTGGCTTCAAAGATGGAGGTGCTGGTGAGTCTAAAGAACATTTCAATTTCTCCTTTCCCGTGAAACAACAGTATTACAAATCTGAAAGGACTACTTGGTCGATACAGTCTGAAGAAAGTTATACTGTAAATGGAAATGTGGAACAATCCCTTCTGCATTTCAGGAAAATCTATGGATGAACACAATGGGCAGAAGTTCTCCACCTTCGATAAAGACCAGGACACTTACGTTTCAAACTGTGCTAAATCATATCTAGGAGGATGGTGGTATGGAGAATGCCACAGTGTCAATCCCAACGGGGTATATCTGTGGGGCGACTCAATCTATGGTATTGGTATCAACTGGGTGAATTGGAAAGGTTATAAATACTCTTTAAAAGCCATTGAAATGAAGATAAGGCCAGTGGAATAAGTTCACAACCCCTCACACTCACACTTCACATAAAAATATTACCTTTCAAATTATGAAAATATTTGGAAAGCCACTGaagtttaaacattttaaagCTAATAAATTGAAGGGAAAAAAGCTTTTTGTCTCATTTTATTGAAGTGTTGCCAGTCTTACCGTAAACCTTCATTACACTGTTAAAATACAGTAGTAACACACTAATATCCTCTAAAAGCTGGAGGAACAGTTGAAGGAGTCCCGATTGGTCTGAGACACACTGAGCCCTTAGTTCGTACGGCTAGGTTACCGGGTTTGATTAGAGGCCCACAAACATCAGTCCTTAACTTGTCTCATCTCAGTCTCATCTTTGTTGAGCACAGTCATTGATAGTTTAAGGAGTGGTTAGAGAATGTTCACAAGGAAGCGTGTTGGTCTGAGGCGTGCATCTTTTACTAAGGATCTATCAGGAAGGTCTCAACAGTAATCTTTTGTTGTTTCTATACACAAACATGACTAGCAGAAAGGAAAAGGGGGCTTGTGCACTGCAGAGTGGAGTCACTCAATGACTCACTCCTtctgctctctctatccccctatctCTCCTCACCAGGttattcactctgtctctccaaccttctgctctctctatccccctatctCTCCCCACTAGGTTATTCACTCGGTCTCTCCAACCTtctgctctctctatccccctatctCTCCCCACTAGGTTATTCACTCGGTCTCTCCAACCTtctgctctctctatccccctatctATCCTCACCAGGttattcactctgtctctccaacCTTCTGCTCTATCTCTCCTCACCAGGttattcactctgtctctccaacCTTCTGCTCTATCTCTCCTCACCAGGttattcactctgtctctccaacCTTCTGCTCTATCTCTCCTCACCAGGttattcactctgtctctccaacCTTCTGCTCATTTGGAGCTCTTCCCTGCCCTCTTCTGCAACATGCGCAGCAGCCCCAGACTGGCAGTGAATAGACTGTCGTGCTTGAACAACAGCTTATAAAAGGTGTCCAGGGGTAGACGACCGGTAGGGTCTGCGTGCTTCAGGGCAGTCATGGGCATGTACACACGGTTGGTCTGGTGGCGAAACGGAGGCTCCTTCGCTGTGATCAGTTGAAGTGTTTGCTGCAAGAGAGTATAGTAGAGCGATTAGTATATTCTGTTTAACATTTAGCCACCAAAGGATGAGATGTTGAGACTGCATACCAAATAATACTAGGATAGTAGTCACAAAATATAAGATAGTGACATAACAGAGTGTTACCTCTGCTATTTCCTCGGGTGTCTGTGCGAGAGAGTTGAACACCTTCCTAGAGTAGGGCAGGTAGATCTCACGGAAGATCCTAGCAGTCTCCTCGTCTACGCCCGCGAGGTCCATCTTCTCAGCGTCCTCGTACACcttcctctcaaactctgtcccCACCGGACCAGGCTCCACTAGAGTCATCCTCAGAGTGgaaggacagatggacagagcggAGAGAAGTACAGATGGACAGAGCGGGGAgaaggacagatggacagagcagggagagggacagagcagggagaaggacagagcagggagaaggacagatggacagagcagggagaaggacagatggacagagcagggagagggacagatggacagagcagggagagggacagagcagggagaaggacagatggacagagcagggagaaggacagatggacagagcggggagaaggacagatggacagagcggggagagggacagatggacagagcggggagaaggacagatggacagagcagggagaaggacagatggacagagcagggagaatgacagatggacagagcagggagaaggacagatggacagagcagggagagggacagatggacagagcggggagaaggacagatggacagagcagGGAGAAGGACAGAGCAGGGAGAAACCCAGGTGGACAGAGCGGGGAgaaggacagatggacagagcggGGAaaaggacagatggacagagcggGGAGAAGGACAGATAGACAGAGCAGGGAGATGGACAGGTGGACAGAGCAGGGAGAAGGACAGATGGCCAGAGCGGGGAgaaggacagatggacagagcagGGAGAAGAACAGATGGACAGAGCAGGGAGAAGGACAGATGACAGAGCGGGGAGAAGGACAGAGCAGGGAgaaggacagatggacagagcagggagaaggacagatggacagagcggGGAGAAGGACATATGGACAGAGCagggagatggacagatggacagagcagGTAGATGGACAGGTGGACAGAGCAGGGAGAAGGACAGAGCAGGGAGATGGACAGgtggacagagcagagagaaggacaggtggacagagcagggagatggacagatggacagagcagggagatggacagatggacagagcagGTAGATGGACAGGTGGACAGAGCagggagatggacagatggacagagcagGTAGATGGACAGGTGGACAGAGCAGGGAGAAGGACAGAGCAGGGAGATGGGCAGatggacagagcagagagaaggacaggtggacagagcagggagatggacagatggacagagcagGGAGAAGGACAGATGGCCAGAGCGGGGAgaaggacagatggacagagcagGGAGAAGAACAGATGGACAGAGCAGGGAGAAGGACAGATGACAGAGCGGGGAGAAGGACAGAGCAGGGAgaaggacagatggacagagcagggagaaggacagatggacagagcggGGAGAAGGACATATGGACAGAGCagggagatggacagatggacagagcagGTAGATGGACAGGTGGACAGAGCAGGGAGAAGGACAGAGCAGGGAGATGGACAGgtggacagagcagagagaaggacaggtggacagagcagggagatggacagatggacagagcagggagatggacagatggacagagcagGTAGATGGACAGGTGGACAGAGCagggagatggacagatggacagagcagGTAGATGGACAGGTGGACAGAGCAGGGAGAAGGACAGAGCAGGGAGATGGGCAGatggacagagcagagagaaggacaggtggacagagcagggagatggacagatggacagagcagGGAGAAGGACAGAGCAGGGAGAAGGACAGGTTGACAGAGCAGGGAGAGATAAAAGACCACTGTTTAACTGAGGGAATCCTCCTGCTTGCACATG
This sequence is a window from Oncorhynchus mykiss isolate Arlee chromosome 13, USDA_OmykA_1.1, whole genome shotgun sequence. Protein-coding genes within it:
- the LOC110486381 gene encoding LOW QUALITY PROTEIN: microfibril-associated glycoprotein 4 (The sequence of the model RefSeq protein was modified relative to this genomic sequence to represent the inferred CDS: deleted 1 base in 1 codon), which gives rise to MPVDCADVYRRGFGHSGVYTIYPAGTTSPIQVYCDMGCETNLGGGKWTVIQKRKDGTVNFYRGWDQYRSGFGQASGEYWLGLENIHLLTQRKKYELRVDLEDFEGAKAHVQYSSFSVDSEHEGYKLHLSGFKDGGAGKSMDEHNGQKFSTFDKDQDTYVSNCAKSYLGGWWYGECHSVNPNGVYLWGDSIYGIGINWVNWKGYKYSLKAIEMKIRPVE